The DNA window ATGATCGCCAGGTTTGAGCACGCGAAATCCGAACTCTTCGACAGCCCACGGGTTCGCGAGCTCGCCTCAGCGACCTGGAACACCACGAAGTCGGCCCTCATCGAGTCCCTTGACGACCCGGCGAGCGGATTGCGCGTGCAGCTGGCTCGCACGGTCAACGACCTCGGCAGCCGCATCTCCACCGATTCGCGCCTGAGCACCAAGCTCGATCTCTGGGTGACGGATGCAGCGGTGTACCTCGTCAACACCTACCGTCACGAGATCGCCAGCGTGATCACCGACACCGTCGAGCGCTGGGACCCCCGTGAAATGAGCGAGAAAGTCGAGCTCCAGGTCGGCAGGGACCTCCAGTTCATCCGCATCAACGGCACAGTGGTAGGCGCCCTGGCCGGGCTCGCGATCTTCACGGTCGCCACACTCGTCTTCGGCGGCTGACCCGCCGCCGGCCGCCGTGGTACCGGCCGCACGACTGCCGCGCTGCTCGGCCACAAACGGTTGTGCAACCCGACACAGTCGAGCCCTTTCCGCCCGAGCAACACCCCGTCGTGCCCTTTTTGCCCCGGACCGCGCTCAGGCGGGAGGAGCCCAAAGGCCGTTGACCGTGGCCAACGACGGTGCCACCATGTGACCGTGACAGCCCTGAAGACCGCGCCACGTGACCGAGATCCCCAGGCGCTCATCGAGACGATCGAGGATGAGCGCAAACGCGCAGACGCCGCACGCCTCATCCACCTGATGGCGGATGCAACGGGTGAGCAACCACAGCTCTGGGGCCCGTCGATCGTCGGTTTCGGCTCGTTTCACTACCGCTACGCCACCGGGCGCGAGGGTGACACGATGAAGGTCGGGTTCGCCCCGCGGAAGAACGCACTCACCCTGTACGGACTCCAGGGTCACGCGCAGAGCAACCAGCTTCTGGCATCGCTGGGAAAGTTCACCCTCGGCAAGGGCTGTGTCTACATCAAACGACTCGACGACATCGACCTCTATGTGCTGCGGGAACTCATCGCCCACGCGTACGCGGAAGCGGATGGTTCGCTCGATTCAGAGCCATAAGGAGGCGAACCGAGCGCGGGGGCTGGCTCCTCTCAGACAGTGTTTACACGACGGAAATCCTGAGGATCTCTCGCGTTTACCTCGCGGTCGTACGGTTGCACCGCGGGTTCGGAGTATCAGATCGGTCACCGCCGGGTGCCGAGGGTGTTGCTCGAACTCCTTTGCTCTTCTCCCGAAAAGAGTTCGCCATGACAACACTCGAGCATCGTTCCCGTCCGTCGAGGACACTGGTCACCGAACCCGTGCTGCCGCCACGGTCGACCGAGAGCACCAAGCCGCAGTCCCCCTCCCTGGTTCTGCTGGTTCTCATCGCGACGATCGGCATCCTTGCGTACGCGGGTTTCCTCCTGAATCCGGCAAGCCGTGGCGACTGGCTGCCGTACCTGATGGTCGTCACTGCCGAATCAATACTGATCATGCAGGCACTCTTCTCCATGTGGACCATCCTGTCGGCGGCGCACGATCCCCGGGACTTCGCCTTCCACCAGGCGCACGGCTCCCTCTTCCGGCCGCGGGACATCAGGCGGGACGGTTTCGGCGGATCGCCGGAGCACTGGGTGATGTACCTGTCGGACACACCTGTATCCGTGGACGTGTTCATCACGACATACGGAGAAGACCTCAACACGATCCGACGCACGGTGAACGCCGCAATCGCCATGACCGGAGCACACCTCACCTGGGTTCTCGACGATGGCAGGTCGGACGAGGTGAAATCACTGGCTGCCGAACTCGGGGCACGATACGTGCGCCGACTCAGCTCCGGCGGCGCGAAGGCGGGCAACGTCAACCACGCCCTCTCGCTGACCAAGGGCGACTTCTTCATGATCCTCGATGCTGACTTTGTCCCGAACGAGAATTTCCTCGTCGAAACCGTGCCCTTCTTCGCTGATGAGAAGGTGGCTTTCGTCCAGACGCCGCAGAGCTACGGCAACCTGCACAACGTCATCTCGCGCGGCGCCGGATACATGCAGTCGGTCTTCTATCGCTTCATCCAGCCGGGACGCAACAGGTTCAATGCGGCGTTCTGCGTCGGCACCAACGTCATCTTCCGCCGCGCGGCCGTCGCCGACATCGGGGGCCTGTACACCGACTCGAAGTCGGAAGACGTCTGGACCTCCCTCATGCTTCACGAGCGGGAGTGGCGAACCGTCTACATCCCCCTCGTCCTCGCCGTCGGTGATGCGCCGGACACCATCGAGGCCTATACGAAGCAGCAACTGCGATGGGCGACGGGCGGATTCGAGATCCTTCTTCGACACAAACTGTTCAGCCGACGGAGCAGGCTGACCCTGGACCAGAGACTGCAATACCTCGTCACCGGCTCTTTCTACCTCACCGGGATTTCACCGCTGCTGCTGTTGCTGGTGCCTCCGCTGGAAATCTACTTCGACCTTCGCCCTGTGCATATGTCCACGACGGTCGGTACCTGGGTCCTGTATTACGCCGGCTTCTACGTTTTACAGATCGTCCTGGCGTTCTACACGATGGGCTCATTTCGCTGGGAGACGCTGATGCTCGCCACGGCATCCTTTCCGATCTATACCACCGCCCTGTTCAACGTCCTCGTGGGGAGGGAGCAGCGGTGGACTGCAACGGGCAATCGGGATCACCAGAGTTCACCGTTCAACGTGATCGTGCCCCAGGTGCTGTTTTTCACCTTCCTCCTGCTCACCTCGATGGTCGCTGTCTGGCGTGACACCGACAACGCCATGTTGACCCTAGCGACGGCCTGGAATGTCACGAATACGCTCATCCTCGGCGGATTCGTCGTAACAGCTCTCCGGGAACATGCAACGGTCTCGAAGCCTGCCCGCACCCGGGCGCTTTCCGCAGAGCCCGCGGCATCCGTTACGGCAGTGACGGTGGCGTCGTGACCTGGCGGAGCCGGCTGCGGCTCATCTCAGGGCTGGTGGTTGTTCTCGGGATCGTCGCCGTTCTCACGCTCGTTTTCACCCAGCGACAATCACAGGTGGCGAGCGACAGCGCCTCGATCGAGGCCGAGCGATTCCCGATCGGCATCGACTACGGCGGAACCGTCGTGGAACGCCTCGTGGACGAGGGAGACCTGGTGGCCCAGGGCGACCCGCTCTTCGTTGTCCTCAGCACGAGCCTCCAGGCGGATCTCGCCGACGGCCTTCTGAAGCCGGAAACCATCGCATACGCGGTGACCGCAGATGGCACCATCACCCTCACGGCCGCCGTGGCCGGAACGGTGCGCGACGTGACGACCGAGCGGGGATCGTTCGTCCAGGCGGGACAGGTACTCGCTACGGTCGACCGCGCCGGTTCGCTCTTCGTCACCGCTGAGTATGAACTCACAAGCCGCGACTACGGCCGCATCGAGAACGGCGCGGAGGTCACGCTGCTGCTTCCTGACGACCAGCGGATAGCCGGAACCGTGACGTCGGTTCAGGTGTCGACGAGTGAGGGAATCGCCCAAACGGTGGTCCTCGTTCACAGCGACGAGCTTTCCGATGGCGGGCATAACGGCCTCATGGCGCGAGGCACTCCCGTCACGGCGACCCTGCAATTGCGCAACGACGGCGTTCTCGCCGGCGTGAGCGACGGGCTCTTCGATTTCTTCCGGAAGATCGGGGTGTGACGTGCGCGAACGACTGTCACGACTTCTGGGCGCGAC is part of the Mycetocola zhujimingii genome and encodes:
- a CDS encoding DUF1801 domain-containing protein; this translates as MTALKTAPRDRDPQALIETIEDERKRADAARLIHLMADATGEQPQLWGPSIVGFGSFHYRYATGREGDTMKVGFAPRKNALTLYGLQGHAQSNQLLASLGKFTLGKGCVYIKRLDDIDLYVLRELIAHAYAEADGSLDSEP
- a CDS encoding glycosyltransferase — translated: MTTLEHRSRPSRTLVTEPVLPPRSTESTKPQSPSLVLLVLIATIGILAYAGFLLNPASRGDWLPYLMVVTAESILIMQALFSMWTILSAAHDPRDFAFHQAHGSLFRPRDIRRDGFGGSPEHWVMYLSDTPVSVDVFITTYGEDLNTIRRTVNAAIAMTGAHLTWVLDDGRSDEVKSLAAELGARYVRRLSSGGAKAGNVNHALSLTKGDFFMILDADFVPNENFLVETVPFFADEKVAFVQTPQSYGNLHNVISRGAGYMQSVFYRFIQPGRNRFNAAFCVGTNVIFRRAAVADIGGLYTDSKSEDVWTSLMLHEREWRTVYIPLVLAVGDAPDTIEAYTKQQLRWATGGFEILLRHKLFSRRSRLTLDQRLQYLVTGSFYLTGISPLLLLLVPPLEIYFDLRPVHMSTTVGTWVLYYAGFYVLQIVLAFYTMGSFRWETLMLATASFPIYTTALFNVLVGREQRWTATGNRDHQSSPFNVIVPQVLFFTFLLLTSMVAVWRDTDNAMLTLATAWNVTNTLILGGFVVTALREHATVSKPARTRALSAEPAASVTAVTVAS
- a CDS encoding HlyD family efflux transporter periplasmic adaptor subunit → MTWRSRLRLISGLVVVLGIVAVLTLVFTQRQSQVASDSASIEAERFPIGIDYGGTVVERLVDEGDLVAQGDPLFVVLSTSLQADLADGLLKPETIAYAVTADGTITLTAAVAGTVRDVTTERGSFVQAGQVLATVDRAGSLFVTAEYELTSRDYGRIENGAEVTLLLPDDQRIAGTVTSVQVSTSEGIAQTVVLVHSDELSDGGHNGLMARGTPVTATLQLRNDGVLAGVSDGLFDFFRKIGV